One Hemibagrus wyckioides isolate EC202008001 linkage group LG07, SWU_Hwy_1.0, whole genome shotgun sequence DNA segment encodes these proteins:
- the LOC131355645 gene encoding uncharacterized protein LOC131355645: MAGEQEPELQEEVVKLQTALAELQVNTAQREQQEKDIREELSEKLQQAKGLLKRAEAELRERDTKAMAYKGHLQSARAEVHALSKQRDYLKDEVDKMHRELKHAYKLQGEPEREMHPIEFPSTSKDFDPPGQEFPVQGGVALRELDKLARNIPTFTPNPMGGHDVHAYLQDIDFHLQTLTNVTTRDKLYLLRITSSREVWSFLDRQPETVTANYQQLRQALIKEFSEPDSEHGLFAAMDLKQGKVETPQASYNKLRRAYFGARNEPGMEEDFNFKTLFLQNLHSSVSQHLGVLVCPRSMSTQQLRDLAHKAYTKQSTVPEKAVKGPTIYSISEHSSELALGHPTPPQQPACS, from the exons ATGGCAGGTGAACAGGAACCGGAGCTGCAGGAGGAAGTAGTGAAACTACAGACAGCCCTGGCCGAGCTCCAGGTGAACACTGCACAACGCGAGCAACAGGAAAAGGATATAAGAGAGGAGCTCAGCGAGAAACTCCAGCAAGCCAAGGGCCTTTTAAAAAGAGCAGAGGCcgaactgagagaaagagacaccaAGGCTATGGCCTACAAGGGCCATCTACAAAGTGCCCGGGCCGAAGTCCATGCCTTGTCAAAACAAAGAGACTATTTGAAGGATGAAGTTGACAAAATGCATAGGGAACTTAAGCATGCATATAAGTTGCAAGGTGAACCTGAAAGGGAAATGCACCCCATAGAATTTCCCTCAACCTCAAAGGATTTCGATCCTCCAGGCCAAGAATTTCCTGTCCAAGGGGG AGTGGCCCTGAGGGAACTGGACAAACTGGCTAGGAATATCCCCACTTTCACGCCAAACCCCATGGGAGGCCACGATGTGCATGCCTACCTGCAGGACATTGACTTTCATTTACAAACTCTGACCAATGTGACTACACGAGACAAGCTCTACCTTCTCAGGATCACCTCCAGCCGGGAGGTGTGGAGTTTCCTAGACCGGCAGCCAGAAACAGTCACCGCAAACTACCAGCAACTTCGACAAGCTTTAATTAAAGAGTTCTCTGAACCAGACTCGGAGCACGGACTGTTTGCAGCCATGGACTTAAAACAGGGCAAAGTAGAAACCCCACAGGCCTCCTACAACAAGCTCCGACGGGCCTACTTTGGGGCACGAAATGAGCCAGGAATGGAAGAGGATTTCAATTTCAAGACTTTGTTTCTCCAGAACCTGCACTCCAGTGTGAGCCAGCACTTAGGGGTCCTGGTCTGCCCACGGAGCATGTCCACCCAACAGCTGAGAGACTTGGCACACAAAGCCTACACTAAGCAAAGTACTGTTCCAGAGAAAGCTGTAAAGGGCCCAACGATCTACTCTATTTCCGAGCACAGTTCGGAACTGGCACTAGGgcatccaacaccaccacaacaaccagcCTGCTCCTAG